GTAGAATATGAGCATGAAGTACTTGTACATTGTGCCTTTTTGTTGTACGCCCacaaagtgtttgataaaatgcctacacGCAACTTGAATTGATTCAAGTTTGTGTTAAAAAGTTGGTAAATTCGTCACTTTTGACAGCCCTAGATAGCcatcttgtaaaggccgtatctcattcgttattaggaattagacaacgagccttatatcgttggaAAGCTTGTTTTGCATGTTACAATTCTTATTTGGTCACAAGATGCTGGTTAcgagatttagtgggtcaaaacagcatgaaaagttGGTAAATTCGTCATTTTGACAGCCCTAGATAGCCATCTTGTAAAGGtcgtatctcattcgttattaggaattagacaacgagccttatatcgttggaAAGCTTGTTTCGCATGTTACAATTCTTATTTGGTCAAAAGATTCTGGTTAcgagatttagtgggtcaaaacagcatgaaaagttagtaaattcgtcattttgacagccctagatagccatcttgtaaaggccgtatctcattcgttattaggaattagacaacgagccttatatcgttggaAAGCTTGTTTCGCATGTTACAATTCTTATTTGGTCACAAGATGCTGGTTAcgagatttagtgggtcaaaacagcatgaaaagttagtaaattcgtcattttgacagccctagatagccatcttgtaaaggccgtatctcattcgttattaggaattagacaacgagccttatatcgttggaAAGCTTGTTTCGCGTGTTACAATTCTTATTTGGTCACAAGATgctggttatgagatttagtgggtcaaaatagcatgaaaagttagtaaattcgtcattttgacagccctagatagccatcttgtaaaggccgtatctcattcgttattaggaattagacaacgagccttatatcgttggaAAGCTTGTTTCGCATGTTACAATTCTTATTTGGTCACAAGATGCTGGTTAcgagatttagtgggtcaaaacagcatgaaaagttagtaaattcgtcatTTTGACAGCCCTAGATAGCCATCTTGTAAAGGtcgtatctcattcgttattaggaattagacaacgagccttatatcgttggaAAGCTTGTTTCGCATGTTACAATTCTTATTTGGTCACAAGATGCTGGTTAcgagatttagtgggtcaaaacagcatgaaaagttagtaaattcgtcatTTTGACAGCCCTAGATAGCCATCTTGTAAAGGtcgtatctcattcgttattaggaattagacaacgagccttatatcgttggaAATCTTGTTTCGCATGTTACAATTATTATTTGGTCACAAGATGCTGGTTAcgagatttagtgggtcaaaacagcatgaaaagttagtaaattcgtcatTTTGACAGCCCTAGATAGCCATCTAGTAAAGGtcgtatctcattcgttattaggaattagacaacgagccttatatcgttggaAAGCTTGTTTCGCATATTACAATTCTTATTTGAAAGTCGAAGTCGGATTAGGTGATTAAAAAGGGGGAAAATGACCCCGAACAGCTGCTACGTGAAAAAAAAATGCGGCAATGAAAATAATGTGTTTTGTGAACTTAAAACATATGATTTTCTAGTCACCAATTTACTAAACACTAAATATTGCTTCGGGTGAATGTTACAGTTGTTAAGGTGTGTTTAAAGCGTTACTATGTGTAAAATTGGCGTTAAGGTACAGCATGGTTAGCCTCTCGGATATGATTGTAATAGTAGAGAAGTCAGGCGTATTGTAGTAGATAATCTATGTGTCGCGTATGATGATAATTGAGTTGCTTGAATAAGGAACAAGGTGACTTTTAGTCTATATGCCTTATGTATGTGGTATTTGGTTAATAAAAAGTCAAGTAATGTATGAATGGAAAGAAACGAATGTAGTATGAATGAGCATGTGTGCTAACCATAATGTAATTGTGATGACATGAAAGAATAGGAATCACATTAGCAAGGACTCGAAAACGGAAGGTTAACGGGTCAAGCAGAGGCGAGGAAACAAGCGTGAACACTAACGCTCGAGGTAAGTGACTTTCGAttcacttcttagtatacatatAGAGTTTTCTTGTTATGGTTGAATGGGATGATTGATGTATATAAAATGGCCGACAAGTAGGTATGTATGAATGCATTTAGGAAAATTACGTAAGTACATGCACGTGTGAGCTAAGGTATGCACGGGTGTAGTTATGATTCATTTTATGAATGTATGTAAGTATGGAgttatgtatgcatgtatgtatatatgtaggtATTGGTGTATGTATGTACGTAAGTAGTTATGTATGAGCATGAGCATTATGTATTTGAATATGAAAGTACATACGTGTGTAGGTAcgaatgtatatatatatgtggatgcaagtaagtatgtatgtatgtatgtatgtgagtaggtatgtgtgtatgtagttatgtatgtatgtatgtaaataCATATGCGAAGATGtaatcatgtatgtatgtaattcgATGCGTGGGTATGCAagtaaaggtatgtatgtatgtagatgtgtattaTGCGTATGCGAAGATACGTAGGTATATATGAATGTATGTAGAGAAGTAGTAATGCATGCGCGAATGTAGATATGGGGTTGGTATATAAGAAGGTACGTATGAGTATATGCAGGTATGTAGAAATATAGGAGGACATGTACGTATGTAGACGCATATGTATACATGTAAACATGTACATGTGCATGATTTAGATACGTAGAattttaacgttactaattatgcgtttgaggtTGGTATGTGATGCAGGAACAAGTACACCGGATTCTTACGAAACTTAAACCGAACCCGGAATAAGAGGATGAGAAAGAATAATTGGATGAATTAATGTTAAATTGACGAACATTATTCAATCTTTAATTACAtgagattaatgttatatgatgttgcctttgactaatggttaagttgtatgtgatgcccacaggtgttacacggacttcttctgctgctatggaagtgaagcggacgtagatcgagtcaagagcaaggattgtacggatagATTGGTCACATAGTTGAAGTATATAACGTTTGGAAAtctaaattttagtatgaatgtTGTAAAATTCTTTTATAGTACGTTTAACATTTTTAGGATTTGGATCCTTCGTGAAAGAAATGTTGTTAATACGGAAGAAAATTTTAAAGCTCTTTTTTCCGCTGCGTTATTTTTAAGGTTAAACGTGTTagggtgtaacaagttggtatcagagccctggtttgagagaatcaagtacaagAGGATAGGTACTTGAACTCGAACCTGTGTGCTCTTATGACAAGAAACCCATACAATCCGAGACTCGaccaagatctaaaggtagaagcaAAGGTAAGTATGTGCTTAAGTATGTATTGGAAGATAACTAACtatatgttatgtgtaaggtaagcatGGTTGCTTGGAAAGAATGATTTGTGGATGCGGTCTAGCACCGACGCCAAGGTATGTAATTTGACATATTGACCCAAGTACATATGTTTAATATATGTAAGTACATGTGATGGTAAAACCTAACAATGAAAGGAAAATTTTAAGTGAAAAATAATGATAAGAATGGTAATGAAGTTTTggaaatgttacacgtgccgaaacctaattcttcggacataaggtgacaattacacgaagacacgaaactagtgtgtggattgtgtacctggccagtacacaagaaacgcaTGACTTTCGTGAgcccgtgataattgttacaggtgtgtccgttagaattaagtagtaggtggacgtgagggtgaAGAGAAATGTAAGACTCTCAAAAATGAGAGTATGAAAtgctatgttagaatccgcgagacggattcgaaacatgaaatgctatgttagaatccgcgagacggattcgaaacatgaaagaaaggtatgaatgcaatgcttgaatccgcgagacggattcaagggatGAAAAGCGTagatgcaatgtttgaatccgcgagacggattcaaagaatgaaagatgttaatgcaatgcttgaatccgcgagacggattcaaggaatgaaatgcataaatgcaatgcttgaatccgcgagacggattcaagggatGAAAAGCGTagatgcaatgtttgaatccgcgagacggattcaaagaatgaaagatgttaatgcaatgcttgaatccgcaagacggattcaaggaatgaaatgtaTGAATGCAATATTtgatccgcgagacggattcaaacatAATCACAATTAAAGGTACAAATGATAAGtatgaatccgcgagacggatttaAGGATGAAAGAATGACCATAAATGATATGCAAAACTTAAAATTCGAGTCAAGAAAAGAAAACTTTGATTAAGCCACATACTAGACACGTTGTTAATTGACTCGTGTGAGTCGGAATGAACGACGGGATGCAACCTAAACGATAACTTAAGTATGGTCGGGAAGAGGAAGTTTTGAAAAAAGGTTAATGAAATAATTTTAAGAATAAAAGAATTAGGAGCGTGTAAAACCCCAAATAAAATAAGTATGGAGAAAAGGTAATAATGATGAGAATCGATGGAAAGTGCTAATATTGATGTTGGGCTTGtaggccatgttcatttgaacaaggcaTTATTGAAAGGATGCGCATAGGCGGGTGCTCAACAAATCAATGGAAGCAATCAATGAAAGCATTACATGAACCCATGAAGAAACGGGCCGACTCGGGCCACAAACCGCTGGCATACACGACGAAGTCAAGGTTAGTAAGATGTTTAGCTTGTGATTATGAGTAAGTATTGATATAAATAAATGATTATAGTATGCCTATAATGATATGTTGTCCTCTCGTATAAACATTAAGATAATTAGAAGTAACATTAGTAATGAGATGCTAAGTAGATCTCAAAGCGAATAAAATGAAAGATTGTACATGATGTATGAGTAGAATgaaataaattaatttatttcGATATATGAAGgtaatatgcttaaataggaaGTTAGAGACAAGCCGTAAATTTAAAATCAATACGAGTAAGGTTTGTATACTTTTGGATTAAGTTCAATAAATGAAATGCTAGGGATGATATGTGCTAGAAACTAGCAATATGAAATGAaggacactaataagagctctggaacTTGAAAGGGGTAAGAGTAGAATTGGTTTGATTCGAATAaggaaggtttcggggacgaaacctctattaaggggggtagacttataacaccccaaaaacgggtttggtaatttaaACCCGGTTAATATAAaggaacgggtaaaataccgttagggGTAAAAGTGAACCCGTAAATGAAtattaactaggaataattaacctagttgaaTATTAGTATCGTTGGTATTAAACGAGTGGTTGTAGCCTTATTTAATTAAAACGAAACATGGGGACCAAAGTGAACAACTTGAAAGTTGTTTTCTTAAAATGTCTAAGTGTTTTATATAATTAGATAAGTTTAAAAGTATCAAGAAAGTTTATAAAACTTGGAAAAGGGTTATTAGGTGACAACAATAGATAGCATGGGGGTTGAATGTGTAAGATTGATAAATAAcgtaataaaattaaaaacccagTAGTTGGGTGCGTGGTGGGTATCGCGACCAGGAGGGggaaagaaagggtgaaaccctaCTTGTTCAATCAAGGTCAAAATTCAGCAAATTAATGGTGGTTCTTGACACAAATCGAATGCATGAGACTGGATACAACTTAATCTAAGTATATTGATCATAAGGTAAGTTGcaatttatgatttgatgatcttgtATGAAGTGGTTTAGGTTTAATCCGTGAAATtgtgtgaaattaatcatgtataTGTGTTAGAATCACCGTGTAGAACATGAACTATGTAAGATTCTAAGCAATTTGATGTTTTGGGATAAAACCCACTTGTGCTAGTAAGAATGGTGAGATGAATGAATTACCATGTTCAATTCTTGTATAATTTTGATGTATGGCGTGCTATATGATCGATTCTTACTAGTTAGATTGAGTAGGATTTGAAAGAAATATGATGTAGTGTTATTGTTGAGGATTGGAAACAAGTGGTAGAATATGAGcatgaaatacttgtacattgtgcCTTTTTGTTGTACGCCCacaaagtgtttgataaaatgcctacacGCAACTTGAATTGATTCAAGTTTGTgttaaaaagttagtaaattcgtcacttttgacagccctagatagccatcttgtaaaggccgtatctcattcgttattaggaattagacaacgagccttatatcgttggaAAGCTTGTTTCGCATGTTACAATTCTTATTTGGTCACAAGA
This is a stretch of genomic DNA from Helianthus annuus cultivar XRQ/B chromosome 16, HanXRQr2.0-SUNRISE, whole genome shotgun sequence. It encodes these proteins:
- the LOC110915900 gene encoding uncharacterized protein LOC110915900 isoform X1 — its product is MICGCGLAPTPRPCSFEQGIIERMRIGGCSTNQWKQSMKALHEPMKKRADSGHKPLAYTTKSRIGITLARTRKRKVNGSSRGEETSVNTNARGVTRTSSAAMEVKRT
- the LOC110915900 gene encoding uncharacterized protein LOC110915900 isoform X2, which produces MICGCGLAPTPRPCSFEQGIIERMRIGGCSTNQWKQSMKALHEPMKKRADSGHKPLAYTTKSRIGITLARTRKRKVNGSSRGEETSVNTNARGTSTPDSYET